The Raphanus sativus cultivar WK10039 chromosome 2, ASM80110v3, whole genome shotgun sequence DNA segment TAACCAATCCGAACCGAATcgataaaataaccgaagtgtCCACCCATACTGGACATTATGATAGCCAAAATGGGATCTAAAATggaaaattgtcatttaaatcaCGGATTTTCAAATTTGGTCGTTTGAATAACCATTTTGAACCTcaatttagtttgactaaaccaaatCTAACACGACGTTAACTCGGAGTAACGGTTGATTAGACGGGGTTTAACGTCGTCTATAATCTCCGTTAAGTccaaacgacgtcgttttattttttatttttaaatgcatcTCAAAGGATTTGAATCCATGACCAAAGACACACTCGTTACATTGCTGAACCACTAGACTACTTGCAATTTTCTTAACTTGAACAAATTTTAATAGATGTTATTATTAAACCTCCAAATCATCTTTTCCCACCCTAAATCTCTagatgattttataaatattaaaacttgtaaataacttaataattaaaaaatcgtgagtattatcaaaaatattaaaacttgtaaaaattattaaaaatatttatacctCACTATatcatatcaattattttataaaaaatctatttaaataatCCATAGAAAAATCATCAATTATTTATTCTTCATAAATAGAGATCTATCTCATTTAATTTggacatataattttaattatatttcttttaaataatccATAGAAAAATCATCAATTATTTATTCTTCATAAATAGAGATCTATCTCATTTAATTTggacatataattttaattatatttatttttaatatctatcaggtaaaaaaagttttatagaaTTAGGATCGAGTAAAATTGCCACATTATTGATAGGAAATTTTGACTAATTTAGAGATTTACTCATTGTTCGGGGAGAAGAAAAAAGGGTCAGCATGGCAATTACGAAAATAAAGTAGAAAACggtgttatttaaaataaataaacgagaattaattgtattttattaacatgtacaaattaattatattttataaaaagaaatataattaaaattatatgtccAAATTAAATGAGATAGATCTCTATTTATGAAGAATAAATAATTGATGATTTTTCTATggaatatttaaataaataaataaatttgttataaaataattgatatgatATAGTGAGGTATAAAAAGTCTAAGCAATTTTAAATCACTAATAATCAAGTGAAAAATCACTCTTTTTAGATCCCATTTTCTAATTTTGAACTGGTTAAAAGCATTCAACAACCAATAATCCAagtaattatttatgttttttcagcatgttcattgaaaagtataccGCAGTTAAAGAATCGATTCAACAATGCCATATTGTAAATGGTCTCATAGTTGTAATATactaatcccctatatattaatcctggaacattgCAACATTATttggtagccacgtgtcatcatgagaattattctgaggattgttagagaaataagttggtccatctacacatatattatagtttttattaaataactattaaatcaattattaatatacaaaagaatattctctattgtttccttaaataaaagctacagaacttcctaatatgattgacatatatatcaccattaatgattatgaataataaagatttgataataattttttatcctctatacttttcgtttaattttatttgttaaaataaattaaacaatcacattaagcatataatagaaaaatttatattttttcttatatgttgtatttcgaattttttaaaaagattataaattactaaaaatggtacaagcctcacattgaaaattttgtgatcaatggtaactttttttcagttcagcctatcgtttttaatgggtcttgaacattttttaatgattaactaaataaatcatgtacataaaagaaagagttttggtttaaaaattgttgcatacccaaaatcagtatgaaccatcgtcactttcatttaaaatttggttacaataaaaaatatatggttgggaaaaaaatctgaatccaaataaccgaaccaaatccaatctacaaaatagtatagaactttaatcaatttggttagatatctgaacatgtttaaaattttggtatctaaaaaccagaaccgaacccgattcggaccaaaatattttgggtatccgagtatattcgaatcaaatttatataattaaatatattatttttaaaaattaatatctcaaagaaatatacaaaatacttaagatgtttttaaattgtccaaaatatttagaaatatataaaaatagtaaaaaatatatatttaaaataactaaacattactcaaaataccaaaatatttaaaatatctattcattttctatccaaatatttaagttaacccaattttatgttaaatttaagttttttggtatacattattcaaatttatatgtaacatattatttttatttttatgttttgagaaatttaaagtatatatgaactttaagtttttaaaaaattaaacgggttatctgaatctaaaaccaaaccgaacatataaatattcgaaccaaatttgcaaagatccaaaccgaacctaactaaaccaaatgatacctacccacatgtcatccctaatcaaatgtaaaaaaattattgataacaaaaaatgtattatttatttagatacaatatatttaaaaaaaagttcaccccgcgcaaggcgcgggttatcatctagtatttacttatttgtattattatactaTTATTGGTACAAGATTGAGATAGGAGGATGATGACGCCGACCCCAGAGCCAAGTCCACCACCCAATCAAAAACTGCCAAATTCGACAAGGTACATTAACCAGAAAGTCGCAACTAAATTTCGATTGTACATGGATATGTGTCTTGTATCAATTTATTTGACGCTTCTTAACTTCGCTACATGCAATGTTCTTGTGGTCCACATGTTACTGAATGGAAACTTCGTTCTCCATGTCCGAGCTGCTCTCTGAACCAACGTCTCTGCCGCCACTGACCTGTCCTTGCAGGAAGCCACAATCTTCACCATTCGTTTGACAAAACATCCCAAATCTGTTCACAGCAGAAGAATAGAAGAGAGTCTTGCTTTCACTTAATgcaatttgtaagaaaaaactaaaaactcaTTGAAGGGTGTTGTTATTACCCCATCGGTGGCTAGAACCACAAACTCATCTTCTCTACTGACATAGATATAGACCCTTGAAGGTAGATTGTCACATATGTGACGAGAGATCTTGTGACCCATGGGGCCGTGACCGTCAAATACACCGCAGAAGATCATATCTTCCTCCCCACCAAAGTTCTGAAACAAAAGTTTTTATGATGCAAAGATGATTTGATCATTTGCCTTAAAAGGAGACAGCTCCAAAATGTAATAGCAAAGCAAAGCAGGTAATggtcacaaaaaaaattgggaaaTGATTCAAGAGGATATTAAACTCTTTACCTCCCAGACTGTCATGGGGTCTTGATTTATCTCTTTTTTGCCTTGTTTGATTGCCATGGAAACGTGTTTGGATGATCCGTTGGACCTTATAATGGCACTACCATTTGTGTCCCTTACATCAGCAGCCTCTGCGTCTCCATGTTCATTACCATCATCCGAGCCATTCTCCACAATTGTACCTGTGCCCTTGCTACAACAGACCCCCATTTATACTGCAAGAGGCTGGTGCCCGACAAGAAACCAAAAACAGGgaaaatcttatatataaaaCGCCTACGGAAACGGAAGGTGTGGTTAGTATTAGACCCAGTGAAGCAAAGACTCAAACTGAGTTTTCCATAAAAGATAGTTTGAAGAAGAGAGCTTTAGGGTAACACAATGAGAGATACTAAGAGAAACAAGAGATTCTTGAGAGTCTGCCATAGATCTACTAgctgagctctgataccatgaagaTCTCAACAGATTGGAAAAGGATGAAAATATACTTTGTATTTCATTCAACTTGAGAACCTATTACAGAGAAGCAATGTTTATATACAAGAGACAAAGGGAACTACTTGACGTAATGCTCACGTTAGCATACGCCAGCATCTAGGCAAGAGAACCTGTTAAAGATAAGAGCAGAGAAGCAAGTTGGCGTGGGATAGCAAGCTGGCTTCTCCGTACTCAAGTCACGACAAGAGTGAACGTCCTTCCTTTGACTGATACACGCAATGCTTGTGTTAACGGCTAACTCAGAAACTGCAGTGGGCTTAGTGGGCTTCGGTTGATTCTTCACCTGCAGCCCAGTCCCATTAAGCAAACCCTCTGTAGCCATTGAAGTCTTTGCTTCACTGGGTCTAATAGTTAGGTCCTGTGGAAGTAGTAATTGAAGGCAGGAGAGCAGGGTAGAAGAATCAAACAGTTGCAGAAAATTACATTTTCCATGGCGTCTGCCTTGTGAGGCGGGCCTTGCTGCAAGAGAAAAGCAAGAGGAGAAGGAGGATGAAGAAGGTGGAACAAGCATGAAAGAAACCTTATGAGAAGAATGCTTGCTACATCAAATACCGGAGGATTACAATAAAATACAGAATGGCATAAAGCTTAAATGGAATAATAATATAATGGAAAAGGTCAAAGAGGTTTTCTCagatgaagaaaacaaaaactgtaaacagagagaaagatttgtttattgttttctttctctGTCTAAAAATAGATGGAAATATAGAGGATGAACATCACCCAAAATTGGATATGGAAGATTAACGATAAGAAAAAGTTACCTGATTTTCCTCCGTTAGCTCTTTAATTACAATCCAGAGCGAAATAAGTCCAACTTCTCCTTCAACCAAATCACTTAAAAGAGGTCAGATATACAAACAACTTTAGATGAATCATCAGTATAGTCTTTGACAGAGGATAAAAAATGATCATACCTGATTCAAGGCTCCATTGACAGCCTTGACTCTGTTGAAACTATTCTTCCAGAGTACAAAATATCTAACAAGAGACAAAACTCCATAAAACAAGAAAACTCGTCTTCTTACTTCATTGGATAGCACAAGATGATCATATAAGTACAGCAAGGTTTGCGAAAGTgagagaaactttttttttcatttcaagcTAAACTTCTTACAGTAAAGGGAATTTAAAAacagagtatttttttttttttggttccttgATAGAAACCCTACAATATCCTTGTTGTTGTTTATATTCTAGAAGAAGAAAGTACATGGTAGCGAAAACGACGAAATCAAATGCAACCCCATTCCATTACCACCATTGATGGACAAGCACACCACGTTCTCTGAGCGAAGTAAAGAGCTGTAAGCACTGGTTATAAGTCTTGTTGTACTTCTGGCTCCTTTGGCCAGGACAACATCTCTGCCACCTGTTGTAATGGCATTCAAGGAACAACTCGTCGATTAGACATATGGCTCCTGTCTTGATCAGCCTAGGGATGAGATCGAATTCGGTTCCTTCA contains these protein-coding regions:
- the LOC108824513 gene encoding probable protein phosphatase 2C 65, translated to MGVCCSKGTGTIVENGSDDGNEHGDAEAADVRDTNGSAIIRSNGSSKHVSMAIKQGKKEINQDPMTVWENFGGEEDMIFCGVFDGHGPMGHKISRHICDNLPSRVYIYVSREDEFVVLATDGIWDVLSNEW